A single genomic interval of Deltaproteobacteria bacterium harbors:
- a CDS encoding 30S ribosomal protein S12 — MPTINQLIRKGRQKVRKKTAAPALAECPQRRGVCVRVYTTTPKKPNSALRKVARVRLTSGYEVTSYIPGIGHNLQEHSVVLVRGGRVKDLPGVRYHIVRGTLDAIGVQDRKQGRSKYGAKREK, encoded by the coding sequence ATGCCAACAATCAACCAGTTGATACGAAAAGGGAGACAGAAGGTACGGAAAAAGACGGCCGCCCCCGCGCTGGCGGAATGCCCCCAGCGGCGAGGTGTCTGTGTTCGTGTGTATACGACGACGCCCAAGAAGCCCAATTCCGCTCTGCGAAAGGTCGCCCGTGTGCGCCTCACGAGCGGATATGAAGTGACGTCTTACATCCCGGGGATCGGCCATAATCTGCAGGAACATTCCGTCGTACTGGTGCGTGGCGGCAGAGTCAAGGACCTTCCCGGCGTGCGATACCACATCGTGCGTGGCACGCTCGATGCCATTGGAGTGCAGGATAGAAAACAGGGACGTTCAAAATACGGAGCAAAGAGAGAGAAGTAA
- the rpsG gene encoding 30S ribosomal protein S7 produces the protein MPRRREVTKRKVLPDPKYNSVLVARFVNNLLKKGKKSTAESILYGAFDIIEHKSKESPIDVFERAMSNVKPVLEVKSRRVGGATYQVPTEVQPDRRVALAIRWLIGNANGRAGKSMREKLAAELIDAAENRGGAIKKKEDTHKMAEANKAFAHYRF, from the coding sequence ATGCCGAGAAGACGAGAGGTAACAAAACGAAAGGTTCTGCCGGATCCGAAATATAACAGCGTGCTCGTGGCGCGCTTCGTCAACAACCTTCTGAAGAAGGGGAAGAAGAGCACCGCCGAGTCGATCCTTTATGGGGCCTTTGACATTATTGAACACAAGAGCAAGGAGTCGCCCATCGATGTCTTTGAGCGGGCGATGAGCAATGTCAAACCCGTTCTCGAGGTGAAATCGCGGCGGGTAGGCGGGGCCACCTATCAGGTCCCCACGGAAGTGCAGCCGGACAGGCGGGTCGCCCTGGCGATCCGGTGGCTGATCGGCAACGCGAATGGTCGTGCCGGAAAAAGCATGAGGGAAAAGCTTGCAGCCGAGTTGATTGATGCGGCCGAAAACAGAGGCGGAGCGATCAAAAAGAAAGAGGACACCCATAAGATGGCCGAGGCCAACAAGGCCTTTGCCCATTATCGGTTTTAA
- the fusA gene encoding elongation factor G, whose translation MARQVLLQHIRNIGIMAHIDAGKTTTTERVLYYTKVSHKMGEVHDGAAVMDWMEQEQERGITITSAATTCFWKDNRINIIDTPGHVDFTIEVERSLRVLDGAVALFCAVGGVEPQSEVVWRQADKYGVPRISFINKMDRVGADFRGVVRAIKNRLGANPLPLQIPIGSEETFRGVVDLIRMRAIIYDQDTLGSEYTTSEIPPDLRETAEKEREALIESLADYDEELMTKYLNEEVLSHEDIMQAVRKATLSMKITPVLCGSAFKNKGVQPLLDAVIDYLPSPLDLPPVVARDTKGGTLSVEPRDEAPFAALAFKIMTDPYVGQLTYFRVYAGVLESGSYIYNASKEKRERIGRLLKMHADKREDIKEVRTGDIAAAVGMKVTSTGDTLCDVNSPLLLEKLEFPEPVIAIAIEPKTKVDEEKLDTALQKISREDPTFRVRQDRDTGQTLISGMGELHLEIIVDRLSREFGLGANIGNPQVAYKETIRRGGRAEGKFVRQSGGRGQYGHVWLEIEPQVPGGGFEFKDRIIGGVIPREFVPAVEKGVREALEEGVLAGYPVVDVQVSLVDGSYHEVDSSELAFKVAGSMAFKEAARRCHPILLEPIMSVEVVVPKEYLGDVIGSLSSRRGKIVSLESRPASEAIHAEVPLAEMFGYATDLRSKTQGRAAFTMKFLNYNALSEDLARDIVEKKQRK comes from the coding sequence TTGGCACGGCAGGTTCTTTTACAGCATATACGTAATATCGGCATCATGGCCCATATCGATGCGGGGAAAACCACGACCACGGAGAGGGTTCTCTATTACACGAAGGTTTCCCACAAGATGGGCGAAGTGCATGACGGCGCCGCTGTCATGGACTGGATGGAACAGGAACAGGAGCGGGGAATCACCATCACCTCCGCCGCGACGACCTGTTTCTGGAAGGATAACCGGATTAATATTATCGATACCCCGGGGCATGTTGATTTTACGATTGAAGTTGAGCGGTCGTTGCGGGTTCTTGATGGTGCCGTCGCCCTGTTCTGTGCCGTCGGCGGTGTTGAGCCCCAGTCGGAGGTCGTCTGGAGGCAGGCCGACAAATACGGTGTTCCCCGGATCTCTTTCATCAACAAGATGGACAGGGTCGGGGCCGATTTCCGGGGAGTTGTCAGAGCCATAAAAAACCGGCTGGGAGCGAACCCCCTGCCGCTGCAAATACCCATCGGCTCGGAGGAAACGTTCCGAGGCGTTGTCGATCTCATCCGGATGCGGGCGATCATCTATGATCAGGATACCCTGGGCTCCGAATATACCACGAGCGAGATACCTCCCGATCTGAGAGAAACGGCTGAAAAAGAGAGAGAAGCACTCATCGAGTCCCTCGCCGACTATGACGAGGAACTGATGACGAAATATTTGAACGAAGAAGTTCTTTCACATGAAGACATCATGCAGGCGGTCAGGAAAGCGACCCTGTCGATGAAGATAACACCGGTTCTGTGCGGCTCCGCATTCAAGAACAAGGGCGTGCAGCCGCTGCTCGACGCCGTCATCGACTACCTTCCGTCGCCGCTGGATCTGCCGCCCGTGGTCGCGCGGGATACCAAAGGCGGGACCCTGTCGGTCGAGCCCCGGGACGAGGCTCCCTTTGCGGCGCTTGCCTTCAAGATCATGACCGATCCCTACGTGGGCCAGCTGACCTACTTCAGGGTGTACGCCGGCGTTCTGGAGAGCGGTTCCTATATTTACAACGCCTCGAAGGAAAAGCGCGAACGGATCGGGCGCCTTCTGAAGATGCACGCGGACAAGCGCGAGGACATAAAGGAAGTACGGACCGGTGATATCGCCGCCGCGGTGGGCATGAAGGTGACATCCACGGGAGACACGCTCTGCGATGTGAACAGCCCGCTCCTGCTGGAAAAGCTCGAATTTCCCGAACCCGTCATCGCCATTGCCATCGAGCCGAAAACGAAGGTGGACGAGGAAAAGCTTGACACGGCGCTGCAGAAGATCAGCCGTGAAGACCCGACCTTCCGGGTCAGGCAGGACAGGGACACGGGACAGACCCTGATATCGGGCATGGGCGAGCTTCACCTTGAGATCATCGTGGACCGGCTCTCGCGGGAATTCGGCCTCGGAGCGAATATCGGAAATCCCCAGGTGGCCTACAAGGAGACGATCCGGCGGGGTGGACGGGCCGAAGGCAAGTTCGTCAGGCAGTCGGGCGGACGAGGCCAGTACGGTCATGTCTGGCTGGAGATAGAACCGCAGGTGCCCGGCGGCGGGTTCGAGTTCAAGGACAGGATCATCGGCGGCGTCATTCCCCGCGAGTTTGTCCCGGCCGTCGAAAAGGGTGTCCGGGAAGCCCTGGAAGAGGGAGTACTGGCAGGCTATCCCGTTGTGGATGTCCAGGTGAGCCTGGTCGACGGCTCGTACCACGAGGTGGATTCATCGGAGCTCGCTTTCAAGGTGGCCGGTTCCATGGCCTTCAAGGAAGCCGCCAGGCGGTGCCATCCGATCCTCCTGGAGCCCATCATGTCTGTTGAAGTCGTCGTTCCAAAGGAGTACCTGGGCGATGTCATCGGCAGCCTCAGCTCCCGGCGGGGAAAGATTGTCAGCCTGGAATCGAGGCCCGCGTCGGAAGCGATCCACGCGGAGGTCCCCCTCGCGGAGATGTTCGGCTACGCGACCGATCTGCGGTCAAAGACGCAGGGACGAGCCGCCTTTACGATGAAGTTTTTGAATTATAATGCCTTGTCAGAAGATTTGGCTCGGGATATTGTTGAAAAAAAGCAGAGGAAATAA
- the tuf gene encoding elongation factor Tu has protein sequence MAKKKFERTKPHLNIGTIGHVDHGKTTLTSAITKHLASKGMAEYMAFDAIDNAPEEKERGVTINIAHVEYQTDKRHYAHVDCPGHADYIKNMISGAAHMDGTILVVAASDGPMPQTREHILLARQVQVPSVVVYMNKVDLVDDPELLDLVELELRELLNEYKFPGDDIPIIRGSALKALESDDPNSEDVKSIWELLEAVDSYIPEPQRDLDKPFLMPIGDVFTISGRGTVVTGRVDRGIVKTGEEVEVVGIRPTFKTVCTGVEMFRKTLDEGRAGDDIGVLLRGTKREEVERGQVVAKPGSITPHTKFKAQVYVLTKEEGGRHTPFFDGYRPQFYFRTTDVTGVCHLPEGTEMVMPGDNVEMTAELITPIAMEEQLRFAIREGGRTVGAGVISQIIE, from the coding sequence ATGGCTAAAAAGAAATTCGAGAGGACGAAGCCGCATTTGAATATCGGCACCATCGGCCATGTCGATCACGGTAAGACGACCTTGACGTCGGCAATAACGAAGCACCTCGCCAGCAAGGGAATGGCCGAATATATGGCCTTTGACGCGATCGACAACGCGCCGGAGGAGAAGGAACGCGGCGTCACGATCAATATCGCCCACGTTGAGTATCAGACGGATAAGCGGCACTATGCGCACGTGGACTGCCCGGGTCATGCCGACTATATCAAGAACATGATATCGGGGGCCGCCCATATGGACGGTACCATCCTGGTCGTTGCGGCGTCGGACGGTCCCATGCCGCAGACGCGGGAACACATCCTCCTTGCACGCCAGGTGCAGGTTCCCTCGGTTGTTGTGTATATGAACAAGGTTGACCTTGTCGATGATCCGGAGCTTCTCGACCTCGTCGAGCTCGAACTGCGGGAGCTCCTGAACGAATACAAGTTCCCCGGTGATGATATTCCCATCATCAGAGGGTCCGCCCTGAAAGCACTGGAGAGCGATGACCCCAATTCCGAGGACGTGAAGAGCATCTGGGAACTGCTTGAGGCGGTCGACAGTTATATCCCCGAACCCCAGCGGGATCTGGACAAGCCCTTCCTGATGCCCATCGGTGACGTGTTCACCATTTCCGGTCGCGGTACCGTCGTGACGGGGCGAGTGGACCGTGGGATCGTCAAGACCGGTGAGGAAGTGGAAGTCGTCGGCATTCGGCCGACCTTCAAGACCGTCTGCACGGGCGTTGAAATGTTCCGCAAGACCCTGGATGAAGGACGGGCCGGTGATGACATCGGTGTCCTGCTCAGGGGTACGAAGCGGGAAGAGGTGGAAAGAGGCCAGGTCGTCGCGAAACCGGGCTCCATTACGCCGCACACGAAGTTCAAAGCCCAGGTCTACGTTCTGACCAAGGAAGAGGGCGGACGGCATACCCCCTTCTTTGATGGATACCGTCCCCAGTTCTACTTCAGGACGACCGACGTGACCGGTGTCTGCCATCTGCCGGAAGGTACGGAGATGGTCATGCCCGGAGACAACGTGGAAATGACTGCTGAATTGATCACCCCCATCGCGATGGAGGAACAGCTGCGGTTCGCCATTCGTGAAGGCGGGAGGACGGTCGGCGCCGGAGTGATCAGCCAGATTATAGAGTAG
- the rpsJ gene encoding 30S ribosomal protein S10, whose protein sequence is MENQKIRIRLKAYDYKLLDRSAQDIVETAKRTGARVAGPIPLPTVINKFCVNRSPHVDKKSREQFEIRTHKRLIDIIEPTQATVDTLMKLDLSAGVDVEIKL, encoded by the coding sequence ATGGAAAATCAGAAGATACGAATTCGGCTCAAGGCGTACGATTACAAGCTGCTTGACAGATCGGCGCAGGATATCGTGGAAACGGCGAAACGGACCGGCGCCCGCGTGGCGGGCCCCATCCCGCTCCCCACGGTGATCAACAAGTTCTGTGTAAACAGATCTCCCCATGTGGATAAGAAGTCCCGGGAACAGTTTGAGATACGAACGCACAAGCGGCTCATCGATATTATCGAACCGACGCAGGCGACCGTGGATACCCTGATGAAGCTGGACCTCTCGGCCGGCGTTGATGTGGAAATCAAATTGTAG
- the rplC gene encoding 50S ribosomal protein L3, translated as MKKALIGKKLGMTQIFWEDGSVVPVTAVEVGPCVVIQKKLEDTDGYNAIQLGYGRVKEKNITKPLRGHFAKADKGAFRVLKEVRTDDVDEYEVGQELRADIFEIGDHVDVVGTTKGRGFAGVIKRHGFRGGRASHGSMFHRAPGSIGASADPSRVFKGTKLPGQMGDKRKTVQNLIIAGVRPEHNIILIKGAVPGSINGIVLVQDSVKY; from the coding sequence ATGAAGAAGGCGCTGATTGGAAAAAAGTTAGGAATGACCCAGATATTCTGGGAGGACGGCTCTGTGGTGCCCGTTACGGCCGTTGAGGTCGGGCCCTGCGTCGTTATCCAGAAAAAGCTGGAAGATACGGACGGTTACAACGCCATCCAGCTTGGGTACGGTCGGGTGAAGGAGAAGAACATCACGAAGCCGCTTCGGGGGCATTTCGCGAAGGCGGACAAGGGGGCGTTCCGGGTGCTCAAAGAGGTCAGGACCGACGATGTCGACGAATACGAGGTCGGACAGGAACTGCGGGCGGACATCTTTGAGATCGGCGACCATGTCGATGTAGTGGGCACGACGAAGGGAAGAGGTTTTGCCGGTGTCATCAAGCGGCACGGCTTCAGAGGCGGAAGGGCCTCGCACGGTTCCATGTTCCACCGGGCGCCGGGCTCCATCGGCGCGAGCGCCGATCCCTCCCGGGTATTCAAGGGAACGAAACTGCCGGGACAGATGGGCGACAAGCGCAAGACCGTTCAGAACCTCATCATCGCCGGCGTGCGGCCCGAGCATAACATCATATTAATCAAGGGAGCCGTCCCCGGCAGTATCAACGGGATCGTTCTCGTGCAGGATTCTGTCAAATACTGA
- the rplD gene encoding 50S ribosomal protein L4, translated as MSILNVYDIEKNKVAEIEVDDAVFGAPIKEHVMHEVVRMQMACRRQGTASTKGRSDVSGGGKKPWRQKGTGRARVGTLRSPIWRGGGIVFGPKPRDYAYKVPKKVRKVALRSALSLKAQENRIIVLRDFPMEEIKTRKFKEVLDRFELKKVLFIIDRENAILEKSSRNIKDVKMLRSEGVNVYDLLKYDTLVLLEPSVKQIEGALLS; from the coding sequence ATGTCGATTCTCAACGTGTACGATATTGAAAAGAACAAGGTGGCGGAAATAGAGGTCGATGACGCTGTTTTCGGCGCGCCGATAAAAGAACATGTCATGCATGAGGTCGTGCGGATGCAGATGGCATGCAGACGGCAGGGGACCGCCTCGACGAAGGGCCGCAGCGACGTGAGCGGCGGCGGCAAAAAGCCCTGGCGCCAGAAAGGAACGGGACGGGCCCGCGTCGGCACGCTCCGGTCGCCCATCTGGAGGGGTGGAGGGATCGTTTTCGGACCCAAACCCCGTGATTACGCGTACAAGGTCCCCAAGAAGGTCAGAAAGGTCGCCCTGCGGTCGGCCCTGAGCCTGAAGGCGCAGGAAAACAGGATCATCGTCCTCCGGGACTTCCCCATGGAGGAGATCAAGACCAGGAAATTCAAGGAAGTTCTTGACCGGTTCGAATTGAAAAAGGTCCTTTTCATCATCGACAGGGAAAATGCGATCCTGGAAAAGTCCTCCCGAAACATCAAGGATGTGAAGATGTTGCGCTCGGAAGGCGTGAATGTGTACGACCTTCTGAAGTACGATACTCTGGTCCTCCTGGAACCGTCGGTGAAACAGATAGAGGGAGCGTTGCTGTCATAA
- a CDS encoding 50S ribosomal protein L23 translates to MDMYSIIKKPVITEKSTFLREDGNKYIFEVASDATKVDIRAAVEKIFKVKVVDVHTISMKGKRKRLGRTMGRRKDWKKAVVTLAPGNSIEVFEGV, encoded by the coding sequence ATGGATATGTACTCGATTATAAAAAAGCCGGTGATCACGGAGAAATCCACCTTTCTCAGAGAGGATGGGAACAAGTATATCTTCGAAGTGGCTTCCGACGCCACGAAGGTCGATATTCGCGCCGCCGTCGAGAAGATCTTCAAGGTCAAGGTCGTGGATGTTCATACGATCAGTATGAAGGGAAAACGCAAAAGACTGGGAAGGACAATGGGCAGGAGAAAAGACTGGAAGAAGGCCGTTGTCACCCTTGCCCCCGGCAACAGCATCGAAGTATTCGAAGGAGTTTAA
- the rplB gene encoding 50S ribosomal protein L2, with product MAIKQYKPTSPGKRFRTGSSFEEITKSKPEKGLLEPLKRSGGRNNLGRMTSRHIGGGHKRRFRVVDFRRDKMDVPAKVAAIEYDPNRSSRIALLHYADGEKRYIIAPNGLQVGATIVSSERADIKEGNTMPLKSIPLGSLIHNLELKIGKGGQMIRSAGSYGQLMAKEGSYAQIRLPSGEVRKVHVECRATIGQVGNIEHENISIGKAGRSRWMGKRPKVRGVAMNPIDHPMGGGEGKSSGGRHPCTPWGIPTKGYKTRKRKESDKYIVKKRG from the coding sequence ATGGCTATTAAACAATACAAACCGACATCGCCCGGCAAGAGATTTCGAACCGGTTCTTCCTTTGAGGAGATCACGAAATCGAAACCCGAAAAGGGTCTTCTCGAACCGCTGAAGAGATCGGGCGGACGCAACAATCTCGGCCGGATGACGAGCAGGCATATCGGCGGCGGCCACAAGCGGCGTTTCAGGGTCGTTGATTTCAGGCGTGACAAGATGGATGTTCCTGCAAAGGTGGCGGCCATCGAATACGATCCCAACCGCTCGTCCCGGATAGCCCTGCTGCATTACGCCGACGGAGAGAAGCGCTACATCATCGCCCCCAACGGTCTTCAAGTGGGAGCCACCATCGTGAGCAGCGAGAGGGCCGACATCAAGGAGGGGAACACGATGCCCCTGAAGAGCATCCCCCTGGGTTCGCTCATTCACAATCTTGAGTTGAAGATCGGAAAAGGCGGGCAGATGATCCGCAGCGCCGGTTCCTACGGGCAGTTGATGGCGAAGGAAGGAAGTTACGCGCAGATCCGCCTTCCCTCGGGAGAGGTCAGAAAGGTCCATGTGGAATGCAGGGCCACCATCGGCCAGGTGGGGAACATCGAGCATGAGAACATCAGCATCGGAAAGGCCGGCAGGTCCCGCTGGATGGGCAAGAGACCCAAGGTCCGCGGCGTTGCCATGAACCCCATCGACCATCCCATGGGCGGCGGTGAAGGAAAATCATCGGGCGGAAGACATCCCTGCACTCCCTGGGGTATTCCGACCAAGGGATACAAGACACGGAAGCGCAAGGAATCCGATAAATACATCGTGAAGAAGAGAGGTTAA
- the rpsS gene encoding 30S ribosomal protein S19, with protein sequence MARSIKKGPYISEKLLKKVRKVEETGDRGVIKTWSRRSMVVPELVGHTFAVHNGKKFIPVYITEDMVGHKLGEFAPTRTFFGHAGDRKTKVKKR encoded by the coding sequence GTGGCGCGTTCAATCAAAAAAGGTCCCTATATTTCTGAGAAGCTTCTGAAAAAGGTCAGAAAGGTCGAGGAGACCGGTGACCGAGGAGTCATCAAGACGTGGTCCCGCCGTTCGATGGTCGTTCCGGAACTGGTAGGCCATACCTTTGCCGTTCACAACGGGAAGAAATTCATTCCCGTCTATATAACGGAGGACATGGTCGGCCATAAGCTCGGTGAATTCGCGCCGACGCGAACTTTCTTCGGGCACGCGGGAGACAGGAAAACGAAGGTAAAGAAGCGCTAA
- the rplV gene encoding 50S ribosomal protein L22, translated as MEARAIAKYVRISPQKARLVVDLIRGKEVDEAERILAFTRKKAALIVNKVLKSARANATQNPNIDENILYVKEIFVGAGPTLKRWRARAQGRVAPIRKRTSHITVVLDER; from the coding sequence ATGGAAGCAAGAGCTATTGCCAAATATGTTCGGATATCGCCCCAGAAGGCGAGACTGGTCGTTGATCTGATCAGGGGAAAAGAAGTCGACGAGGCGGAGCGGATACTTGCCTTTACGCGTAAAAAGGCCGCCTTGATTGTGAACAAGGTCCTCAAGTCCGCCCGGGCGAACGCGACGCAGAACCCCAACATCGACGAAAATATCCTCTATGTGAAGGAAATTTTTGTGGGCGCCGGCCCGACGCTGAAAAGATGGCGGGCCCGGGCGCAGGGTCGTGTGGCGCCCATCCGGAAACGAACGAGTCATATAACAGTCGTGCTTGATGAACGGTAG
- the rpsC gene encoding 30S ribosomal protein S3: MGQKVNPIGFRLGVNKTWKSQWFSERNYSELLHEDMRVREHLKKKFYHAGIAGIDIERAADKAKINIHTARPGIIIGRKGSEIEKVKKDLESIMSGEAIINILEVRKPEINAQLVAENIALQLERRVGFRRAMKRAVTTALKFGAQGIRVACAGRLGGAEMARREWYREGRVPLHTLRADIDYGFAEGRTTYGAIGVKVLIFHGEVLPDRESPVSA, translated from the coding sequence TTGGGGCAGAAGGTTAATCCCATCGGATTCAGACTGGGCGTCAATAAAACCTGGAAATCCCAGTGGTTCTCGGAGCGCAATTACAGTGAATTGCTCCATGAGGACATGCGGGTGAGAGAGCATCTCAAGAAGAAGTTCTATCATGCCGGTATCGCGGGGATCGATATTGAACGAGCCGCCGACAAGGCGAAGATAAATATACACACCGCCCGCCCGGGGATCATTATCGGACGGAAGGGTTCCGAGATAGAAAAGGTCAAGAAGGACCTTGAATCGATCATGTCCGGCGAGGCGATCATTAATATTCTTGAAGTACGGAAACCGGAGATCAACGCGCAGCTCGTAGCTGAGAACATAGCGCTCCAGCTTGAGCGAAGGGTCGGTTTCAGGCGGGCCATGAAGCGTGCCGTCACCACGGCTCTCAAGTTCGGGGCCCAGGGCATCCGGGTGGCCTGCGCGGGCCGGCTGGGCGGCGCTGAAATGGCACGACGGGAGTGGTACCGGGAAGGAAGGGTCCCCCTCCACACGTTGCGGGCCGACATCGATTACGGTTTCGCGGAAGGTCGCACCACCTATGGCGCCATTGGTGTCAAGGTTCTCATATTTCACGGTGAAGTTCTGCCCGACAGGGAAAGCCCCGTGAGTGCGTGA
- the rplP gene encoding 50S ribosomal protein L16: MLSPKRVKYRKIQKGRVGGKAQKGNTVDFGEFGLQALEPGRITARQIEAARIAISRRVRRGGKIWIRIFPHKSLTKKPAETRMGKGKGSPEEWVAVVKSGTVLYEMEGVPKDIAFDALRLAAQKLPIKTKILSREIFDED, from the coding sequence ATGTTATCACCGAAGAGAGTCAAGTACAGAAAGATTCAGAAGGGCCGGGTCGGCGGAAAGGCCCAGAAGGGCAACACGGTAGATTTCGGCGAGTTCGGATTGCAGGCCCTGGAGCCGGGCCGGATAACGGCGCGTCAGATCGAGGCGGCTCGAATCGCCATATCCCGCCGGGTACGGCGTGGCGGCAAGATATGGATCCGCATATTCCCGCACAAATCCCTGACGAAAAAGCCGGCGGAAACGCGTATGGGGAAGGGAAAGGGATCACCCGAGGAATGGGTTGCCGTGGTAAAGTCGGGAACGGTCCTCTATGAGATGGAAGGCGTGCCGAAGGACATCGCCTTTGACGCTCTCAGGCTCGCGGCCCAGAAGCTTCCCATAAAGACGAAAATTCTTTCCAGGGAGATATTCGATGAAGATTAA
- the rpmC gene encoding 50S ribosomal protein L29 encodes MKIKQIRDLSIEELKQKERDLSKELFKLRFQFASGQLDSTASLTYTKKDIARIKTVIREREIAESR; translated from the coding sequence ATGAAGATTAAACAGATCAGGGATCTCAGCATCGAGGAACTGAAACAGAAGGAACGGGATCTCTCGAAGGAACTCTTTAAACTGCGGTTCCAGTTCGCGTCGGGGCAGCTTGATTCCACGGCGTCCCTGACCTACACGAAGAAGGATATCGCCCGGATCAAAACAGTTATCAGGGAACGGGAGATTGCGGAGTCACGATGA
- the rpsQ gene encoding 30S ribosomal protein S17 gives MEGRGIKRTLQGIVISDKMDKTVVVRTERLVKHPKFHKYIRRHMKYKAHDEGNQCGVGDTVLIVESRPLSKDKRWRVRTILEKAK, from the coding sequence ATGGAAGGAAGAGGCATTAAGAGAACCCTGCAGGGCATTGTTATCAGCGACAAGATGGACAAGACCGTCGTGGTGCGGACGGAACGGCTGGTGAAACACCCGAAGTTCCATAAATACATCAGGCGACATATGAAATACAAAGCCCACGACGAAGGGAATCAGTGCGGCGTGGGAGATACGGTACTGATAGTTGAATCACGTCCTCTCAGCAAGGATAAGCGCTGGAGGGTTCGAACGATCCTGGAAAAGGCGAAATAA
- the rplN gene encoding 50S ribosomal protein L14, whose product MIQMQSMLNVADNSGAKKVCCIKVLGGSRKRYARVGDVIVVSVKEAIPNSKVKKGDVVKAVVVRTRKEIGREDGSYLRFDDNSAVLINESLEPLGTRIFGPVARELRAKQFMKIVSLAPEVI is encoded by the coding sequence ATGATCCAGATGCAATCCATGTTGAATGTGGCGGATAATTCCGGAGCGAAGAAGGTCTGCTGCATAAAGGTACTTGGCGGATCGCGGAAGAGATATGCCCGCGTGGGAGACGTTATCGTCGTGTCGGTCAAGGAAGCGATCCCCAATTCCAAGGTGAAGAAAGGCGATGTCGTCAAGGCGGTCGTGGTGAGGACCAGGAAGGAGATCGGCCGGGAAGACGGGTCCTATCTGCGTTTTGACGATAATTCAGCCGTTTTGATAAATGAATCTCTCGAGCCCCTGGGAACCCGGATATTCGGACCGGTGGCGCGCGAGCTGCGGGCCAAGCAGTTCATGAAGATCGTGTCCCTGGCTCCCGAGGTGATATAG
- a CDS encoding 50S ribosomal protein L24: MERVHIRKGDMVEVIAGREKGKTGKVVSINHDKNRVIVEKLNFVKKHQRPDMKGKGGILEKEGSIHLSNVKIICNKCDKGVRIGYKILEDGKKVRICKKCQEILDE, encoded by the coding sequence ATGGAGCGGGTCCACATAAGAAAAGGTGATATGGTCGAAGTGATCGCCGGCAGGGAGAAGGGAAAGACCGGCAAGGTGGTCAGCATCAACCATGACAAGAATCGGGTGATCGTCGAAAAGCTGAATTTCGTCAAGAAGCATCAGAGACCCGACATGAAGGGAAAGGGAGGGATCCTGGAAAAGGAAGGCTCGATCCATCTGTCGAACGTGAAGATCATCTGCAACAAGTGTGACAAGGGCGTCCGCATCGGATACAAGATCCTCGAAGACGGCAAGAAGGTTCGCATCTGCAAGAAGTGCCAGGAAATTCTGGATGAATAA
- the rplE gene encoding 50S ribosomal protein L5 — translation MARLKEQYDKEIIPELTKEFGYRNRMEVPKVEKIVVNMGLGEAIQNAKILESAVEELGLIVGQRPVITKAKKSIATFKLRKGMSIGCTVTLRKDRMYEFLDRLVNVAVPRIRDFRGISPRSFDGRGNFSMGINEHYIFPEIEYDKIDKVKGMNITIVTTAKTDDEARRLLQLLGVPFRT, via the coding sequence ATGGCGCGATTAAAGGAACAGTATGACAAGGAAATAATCCCCGAGCTCACCAAAGAGTTCGGGTATCGAAATAGAATGGAAGTGCCCAAGGTCGAGAAGATCGTCGTCAACATGGGCCTGGGCGAGGCGATCCAGAACGCCAAGATACTGGAAAGCGCCGTGGAGGAGCTTGGTCTCATTGTCGGCCAGCGGCCGGTCATTACAAAGGCAAAGAAGTCCATCGCCACCTTCAAGCTCAGGAAAGGCATGTCCATCGGCTGTACGGTGACGCTGCGGAAAGACCGGATGTACGAGTTCCTTGACCGGCTCGTCAATGTAGCCGTTCCCCGGATCAGGGACTTCCGGGGGATATCGCCCCGCTCCTTTGACGGCAGGGGAAATTTCTCCATGGGCATCAATGAACATTATATTTTCCCCGAGATCGAGTATGACAAGATCGACAAGGTCAAAGGCATGAATATCACTATCGTAACGACAGCCAAGACGGATGATGAAGCGCGCCGACTGTTGCAATTGCTGGGTGTGCCGTTCAGAACGTAG